In Zea mays cultivar B73 chromosome 7, Zm-B73-REFERENCE-NAM-5.0, whole genome shotgun sequence, the following proteins share a genomic window:
- the LOC100125634 gene encoding protein MATERNALLY EXPRESSED GENE 2 precursor — MEYRKRVDALVFFSLLLLGYFAAHAHGKGHVTDDVSVSTPAKEGIMQGNGAWCVVGFPPCKDNKCYCCIGGRTHARYSTMAECRHACF, encoded by the exons ATGGAGTACAGAAAGAGGGTGGATGCGCTAGTGTTTTTCTCGTTACTTCTCCTCGGATACTTTGCTGCTCATGCACATGGGAAGG GTCATGTCACAGATGATGTCAGTGTTTCTACTCCAGCTAAAGAAGGAATTATGCAAGGAAACGGAGCATGGTGCGTTGTAGGGTTTCCTCCATGCAAAGATAACAAGTGCTACTGCTGCATTGGGGGGCGAACTCATGCTCGCTACTCTACGATGGCTGAGTGTAGACATGCCTGCTTCTAA